In a genomic window of Mercenaria mercenaria strain notata chromosome 19, MADL_Memer_1, whole genome shotgun sequence:
- the LOC128550888 gene encoding uncharacterized protein LOC128550888 — translation MECCLTFIIGFICINYVSGQATQKVCWDSKWYNESGVLGNGSNYEHQSGKVLNTICPDGPVIAAQCKDSKDEVIQAFWNDTVNSYYATCNHVKGLICHPYNNSENATCPEFAIQYGCNCPPATTTGRTHNVSMQGSGTGTTTTKTGTGKDGGPSHENGGSGNTGSKTFGSGAGLSASGQQNFHCGNNGQHYRASHLVLLLSTMTLKVLF, via the exons ATGGAATGCTGTTTAACTTTTATCATTGGATtcatttgtataaattatgtttctg GCCAAGCAACACAGAAAGTTTGCTGGGATTCAAAATGGTACAACGAATCTGGTGTCCTAGGAAACGG GTCTAATTATGAACATCAGTCGGGAAAGGTATTAAATACCATTTGCCCCGATGGGCCAGTGATTGCTGCGCAGTGTAAGGACAGTAAAGACGAAGTAATTCAGGCGTTCTGGAACGACACCGTAAACAGTTACTATGCAACATGTAATCACGTAAAAGGACTGATATGCCATCCTTACAATAATTCAGAAAACGCAACATGTCCCGAATTCGCAATACAGTATGGTTGTAATTGCCCTCCGGCAACAACAACCGGAA GAACTCATAATGTGAGTATGCAAGGATCTGGCACTGGAACCACAACAACAAAAACCGGAACTGGAAAAGATGGAGGGCCAAGTCATGAAAATGGCGGTAGCGGCAATACTGGTTCCAAGACTTTCGGAAGTGGAGCAGGACTGAGTGCGTCTGGACAGCAAAATTTTCATTGCGGAAACAATGGTCAGCATTACAGAGCCAGCCATTTAGTGCTTCTGTTAAGCACCATGACCCTAAAAGTTCTTTTTTAA